From Cryptococcus deuterogattii R265 chromosome 13, complete sequence:
AAACAAACGAAACCAGTTCCCCTAGATCGTCCAGTTGCCTTGTCAATAGTGATCTTGGCATATCGCAAGGGCCCGAAAGAACGGAAGAGGGTGTTGAGCTCAAGTTCGGTAGTTTCGAAAGGGAGGTTACGGATGAAGAGGGTGCTGCCGACATCGACAGTGGGAAGTGTGGGCTTGAcaggttcttcttcctcctcctcttcgtttTCACCGGCGTTGCTGCTTTCTTCTGAAGCGCTAACTACAGAagcatcttcaccatctgACGACTCTTTATcgctttcttcatcagatcCCTCACCGAGTTCCGAATCAGACTCGGACTCCGATCCAGAATCAGAACCAGAATCAgaacttttcttctccccttcctttttctcctcgacCTTGGTCGCCTCTTGCCACTTTTCCTTACTTAACGCCCAATCAACAGCTACCATTCGACCCTCTCCGTCAGGTCCTTTCTTGATTGGTTTACCATTGATACCTTCAATAGCCTTTTCAGCGTCGTGTCTGGTCAGGAACCAGACGAATGCGAAACCACGTGcacgaggaggaggtgggggtTTTGTAggatcagaagaaggagggagttTGGAGGGAAGGGTAGGGAGGTCGATGGAGTGGATAGGACCGTAAGGGAGGAAAGCTTTTCGGAGGTCTTGGACTGTGGTCTGTAAAATTCTTTTTAGTAATTTTtcgagaaagaaagggtgCCGCGACTTACGTCCCAAGATAAATTCCTAATGATCAATCTGCCAGCGTGGCTGGGAGCTTTGCCTTCACCCTTGGCGGAAAGTTTTTCAAGACGCTTCTTGAGAACGCAAGATAAGATGCAACCCTTGTATGTGTGACCGTGAAGCTTGGGAAGAGCTTTGAGAGCATCGCCATgagtggggaagatgatttgagCTTTCGTATGATCCGATTAGCTCCTAGACGTCAGATATGCTTCGGAGAAGAACGTACCGGTATCCTTGGGAGCCTCCTCGCTTTCCTCAGCCTCGACAGGGAATACCAACTCCGCCTTTTCATTAACCTTCctaatcttcttccaaagcacATTCTTAGTAATATCAGATGGTAACCCAGTAAGAACGAGAGTTTGGATAGCCTTGGGGTCTGTCGACTTGTTGTCTGTTTGTCCAGGAATCGGTTTTGAAACCTTGATCTCGGCTTTCCGGTCTTTCAGTGACGCCTTGTAACATTCCCCGACTATCAGTTTTTACCCATGTTATGTTAAGGAACGGAATTCACCCTTTCATCAGCCCACTTGACTTGAATCTTCCTCTTACCACCACCGAAAGAACCTCCATCCAACTCTTGAATGGCCCTATCGGcatcctctttcaaagAAAAGGTCACATAACCGACACCCTTTGACTTGCCCGATTCTCTGTCGGTAGCGACGAAACCATGTCGAACAGGACCAATGTATGAGAAGTGCGTAAGGAGGTCGGTAGTGGTCGCTGTAtaagggagagaggagacgAAAAGTGTAGTGCTTTTAGATGGTAGTATTAGTTACGGGTTGTATGGGTCTCAAATGTACGTACTTGACACGCTCCTTGcgctctttcttcccagCTGAACCCTGAAGAGGGATAAAgtcttcctctgccatttTTGTTGTTTTATAAGACTAAGTTAGAGATGCAGAGCAGCAGGTATATGTCCCCTGCCTTTCCTCACTTTAGAAATCTTCGACCCAAAGTGGAGGCCTAAAAACATTCAATTACGTAACACTTATCCACGAACAAATCTCAGCAGCGACGCCATTCCGAGCTTTTGTCGATTTCCGCGCATACATAACATTCTTTTTATTTCCTTATCCCACCCACCTGAACGACCCTCGCCATGAATCCCTCAAGATCGCTCCTAGCGCTCACTTCCTCATTTTCCAGGCTCGCCGTGCGATCAGCCCAGCCCGCTTTTGCCAGGCCTGCCGCTATGCCCGCGATCCGACCCGCTATGAGTCTCGAAAGAGGATTTGCCTCGAGCTCACGATGCGAAGCTACCATCAACCAAAGTGCGTTTTCTTGCAAACTACCAATGGAATAATGATAACAATTATCCACAGTTATGCGAGGTGCCCGAAAATCTAGCAAGCGAAAGTCCTCTGTCCCTCTTCTCGACGGGTGTTTCCAAAAAAAGGCCGTCTGCGCCAAAGTCTACACCACCAAGCCTCGTAAACCAAACTCTGCTGTACGAAAAGTTGCACGAGTAAAGCTCTCCAACGGACAGATGACGACTGCGTACATCCCCGGTGAGGGACACAACTTGCAGGAGCATTCGGTGGTCCTGGTGAGGGGTGGTGGCGCCAAGGATTTGCCTGGTGTGAGGTACAAGATTGTGAGGGGAACAATGGATTTGAATGGTGTGGCTGGAAGGATCTCTGCGAGGTCCAAGTTTGGTGGTAAGtctgtttttctttttttcgaTGCAGCTTGTGCTGATGGGTATGCAGTCAAGAAGCCCAAGAAGTCATAGACGTTTCATTAATGCTCCATGTACTTTTCATTTCACGTTTGACGTTGTAAAAGGGATTCTTTGTCAGGGATTATCTGCGGCGCTTTTTACT
This genomic window contains:
- a CDS encoding ribosomal protein S12, whose translation is MNPSRSLLALTSSFSRLAVRSAQPAFARPAAMPAIRPAMSLERGFASSSRCEATINQIMRGARKSSKRKSSVPLLDGCFQKKAVCAKVYTTKPRKPNSAVRKVARVKLSNGQMTTAYIPGEGHNLQEHSVVLVRGGGAKDLPGVRYKIVRGTMDLNGVAGRISARSKFGVKKPKKS